The following DNA comes from Paraburkholderia sp. PGU19.
CAGTCGCCGTTATCAACGCGTGGAATCGTATGGGGATTGGCATGCATCAACCTGTCGATGCAAACCCCATCGACTGACAGCGCGATAGCGAGGCATAGCGAGGCATATCGATGCAAAGCGGCGAGCGTGACATGTATTCAAACGCAGTACGCCGCCTTACAAATTGATTTTCCATTTTGCTGAAGAACGTCTATGTTTTTATGGTGCGCTTTCGTTACGCGCGCGGGCTTACCGGCCCTCTGACGATTCTTCAGGTGCATCTGCCACCTCGAACGCCACCCGCGGTGTTTGCCGCGTCCCGTTCTCCATAAACCACGCAGCAGGCCAGGCGCGCAGCCGTGCAACGGCTCGTTCCGGCCGCGTGGGGAATCGCGAGCAGTGCCTGTCTAGCACTGCTTGTCGCTGCATCGGCTGTGACGAAGCCAACGCAGCTGCAGGTTCCAAAACCTGATGTCGTATTGAAGGAGTCAAATCATGAAGACACGATTCATCCTTTCGGCAGCGTGCGCCGTTGCGCTCTCTCTGACGGGCGTGGCGCACGCTCAAGGCATGCCGGCCCAACAGAATGCGCAACCGGCTGCAACCACGACCACGTCCAGCACCACCGACTACGGCGGCGTATCCGGGACCACTATGGCGATGGGCAATCCAGCCCACCCAGCATGGACACAGCCCGCCAGCTGCGGCCATCTGGCGCGGTGCAACCCGGATTCGGGCCACTGAACGAGCGGTTGAGTTCGAACGGTTGAAAGTCCTGCAACGATCGACGATGGAGGGTGACTCATGAAGATCGTTATCATTGGCGGCACGGGCCTGATCGGCTCGAAGACGGCCGCTATTCTGCGTCAGGCGGGTCACGATGTCGTCGCCGCTTCGCCCCGAAGCGGCGTCAACACCATCACAGGTGAAGGGCTCAAAGCGTGCCTGACAGGCGCGCAGGTAGTCATCGACCTGTCTAATTCGCCTTCATTCGAAGACAAGGCGGTGCTGGAATTTTTCGAAACATCCGCCCGCAACCTTCGCACGGCCGAGGCGGAAGCGGGCGTCCGGCACCATGTCGCGCTGTCCATCGTCGGAACCGATCGCACGCCCGAGAACGGCTACTTTCGCGCGAAGGTCGCGCAGGAGAAGCTGATCGAGTCTTCCGGTGTTCCCTACACGATCGTCCGCTCGACCCAGTTCCTCGAATTCCTTGGCGGCATCGCCGATTCAGGCATGCAAGGGAACGCTGTCCGGCTCTCGCCAGGCATGTTCCAGCCTATCGCGGCCGATGACGTCGCCGCGATCGTCGCGGATGTCGCGCTCGCCGCGCCGCGCAACGGCATCATCGATATTGCGGGACCGGAGCGCGCGCCGTTCGACGAAATCGTCGC
Coding sequences within:
- a CDS encoding SDR family oxidoreductase yields the protein MKIVIIGGTGLIGSKTAAILRQAGHDVVAASPRSGVNTITGEGLKACLTGAQVVIDLSNSPSFEDKAVLEFFETSARNLRTAEAEAGVRHHVALSIVGTDRTPENGYFRAKVAQEKLIESSGVPYTIVRSTQFLEFLGGIADSGMQGNAVRLSPGMFQPIAADDVAAIVADVALAAPRNGIIDIAGPERAPFDEIVARYLKAAGDPREVVRDPEARYFGGLVGDLSLVPLGEARLGKIGFDEWFRRSQSKA